The genomic window GCGAGGCGCCGTCATGAGGCATGGCTCGTCGTTGGCTTTCGCGCACGCGTTCGCTAGAATGAGGCGACGGAGACACCCCCATGCCAAACTCGAAACAAACCGACGTGAAGACAGCTGCACGTGAAGCGATTGACCAGCTTCCTGATGATGCAACGTGGGACGACGTCATGTACCGGCTCTACGTGCGTCAAAAGATCGACGCCGGACTACGAGACGTCGAAAACGGCCATACGGTGACGACTGCGGAAGTGCGTCGGCGATTTGGGCTTTCGGATGAGGGTTGATTGGACCGCGACGGCCCTTTCGGACCTTGATGCCATCCATGCCTTCATAGCGGCGGACTCACCACACTATGCGACGGCTGTCGTCGACCGTTTTACCGCTCGGTGCACTCAAATATCCGCATTTCCCTACTCTGGCGAAATGGTGCCTGAGTACCAACGCGAGGACATTCGGGAGGTGCTTGAGTATTCGTATCGCATGATCTACTTGGTCGCTCAACCCGTGACCTGGGTTCTCGCGGTTGTGCACGGGGCGAAGCCGCTACCCGAGACTCCTCCAACGCCGTAAACGCAGAACCAACGATTGCACGTGAGACCGCGATGGCACGTCGCCGGGTGATGGTCGGCCCTCGTCGCGGTCCACGTGAATCGAAACGTCCGTCTTCAGATCTAAAGAGTCCGATGGGGCAACGAGCAAATCTTGCGATCGGAAACGCCAATGGCTACGAACTGTTCTACAGCCACTGGTGTGCAAATACTCTTCCCCGTGACTTGTTCTGGGGTTCGGAGCACGCCGTAGAATTTATTTCGAACCAGCGCGCTGTAGCCGTAGATGACGGTTGGCTTGACACCGTTTGGGCGGAAGGCGGCGCGGTTATTGACCCACAGAATCAGACGTTTCTCCTCTACGGCGGAGAAGACTTGCTGTATGACGTTCCGTTGCGCCGACTGTTTCTAAAAATGCTAAGCATGGCTTGGGATGACTGGACAGTTCGTTGGGCATTTGAGGGGATTGTTGACCTTGCCGAATATCTTGGCGTGGCTCGCGAACACGTGATCGCCGATTCCAACGACACGAGCGAAGCTACTGCAATTTTGACACCGCCTCAAGAACGAGACTGGCTTCGTTGCATTGGCACAATTCGGTCTGATGGCGATTTGGCTATCTATCCGCTTGACGGACTCCTGATCGATTACCTGCTCGCCGGTCCGCAACTCGTCGTTGCGGCGAACTCCGTTCAATCATTTGTAACGCTCAACGTTTCCGACTGGACGAAGGATTTTCCAACCGGTGGATTTCACATCGACCTGAATCAGCGACAGCTGGATTTCTGGATGGCAGAAGATTGCCCCAACGCCTTGGTAGGCGTTGCCAATTCGTGGAACGATTGGAATGTAAACTGGCACAATGACAGTTTTGAATCGCAAGTAGAGCTCACAGATTCAGCGCTAAAACTAAATCAACGCCCTCAATCGGAAATGTTATCCGATTTGCTCGAAATGCTGAATCAAGACTCAAAACCGGTAGACGTCCTTGAACTCGCACAAAGATTGAGCGATCACGCAGGCGG from Roseimaritima ulvae includes these protein-coding regions:
- a CDS encoding type II toxin-antitoxin system RelE/ParE family toxin, yielding MRVDWTATALSDLDAIHAFIAADSPHYATAVVDRFTARCTQISAFPYSGEMVPEYQREDIREVLEYSYRMIYLVAQPVTWVLAVVHGAKPLPETPPTP